GTCGTGCCCTGAGGGCCGGGGCGTCGGCCGGTGGCGACGCGCCGCCGCGTCCCTGGCCCGCGACCACCACCGGTCGGTGAGGTCCGCGAGGCCGTAATACACTAGCCGCAGCGTCCGAAGAGGGTGCGCCGTCGGCGCCGCTGGGATGGGGCGGCGCGGGCGGTCGTCGGGAGGGCCATTGCGATCAGGTTCTGAGGCTCCGGCGTCCGTGCCGGCCGGCTACACCACCGTGCACAAGCTCGGCTCTGGCCAGACCTCCCACGTCTACCTGGCCAAGCACCGCGTGTTCGGCGACGTGGCCCTCAAGCTGCCGCGCGCCGAGCTCCGCCACGAGCCCGTGCTGAGGCGGATGTTCGAGAACGAGGTCTCGATCACCGTCAAGCTGGCGCACCCGATGATCGTCGCGGCCTACGACGGCTACCCGACGGGCGAGGGCGCCTTCCTCGCGCTCGAGTACTGCGCGGGCGGCACGCTCGACCTGTTGCTGCTCGAGAAGGGCAAGCTGCCGCTGGAGCAGGCCTACAGGCTCGTGCTCGACGTCGCGCAGGGCCTGGCCCACACGCACGAGCGCTCCGTGCTGCACCGCGACGTCAAGCCGGCGAACGTGTTCCTCACGGGCGAGGGCCGCGCGAAGCTCGGCGACTTCGGCACCGGCATCTTCATGGGCGAGGAGAGCGACGAGCGCGTCGGCACCGCCTTCTACATGGCGCCCGAGGTCTTCGAGGGCAAGGCGGCCGGCGTGCGCTCCGACATCTACTCCCTCGGCGTGCTGGCGTACGAGGTCGTGGCCGGCACGCGGCCGTTCATCGCCGACAGCTACGAGGCGCTCATGGTCGCGCACCACACGGGCGTGCCCAAGGACCTCATGTCCTACCGCCCCGACCTCGACCCGCGCATCAAGCGCATCGTCGCCAAGGCCATGTCCCGCGACCCCGAGAAGCGCTACGCCTCCGCCCGCGAGTTCGTGCAGGCGTGGGCGGGCGTCGTGGGCCTCGAGGTCGAGACCCGCGAGACGGCCCAGCAGCCCGTGACGGGGCGCGCCAGCAGGCAGCGGCGCGACCCCGGCGTCGGCGAGGGCGAGCGGCAGGAGGATCGTGGGCGCGAGCGCGAGGAGCGCGCGCCGCGCCGCGGCGGTTTCCTCGGCTGGCTGCGCCGGAACCGCGGCTGACGGTCGGGCGCGCTAGGCTGCCGGCGACGCCCGGCTTCCCGAGCGAACCACTCAGGATTCCAGGCGGGCTATACTCAAATCGGAACGAGTCCTAGTTACGGCCGGCAGTGGCCGTGGACCTGTGAAGACCCCTGGCGAGGTGCTGCTGTGAACGACAAGACGCTGGAGATCCGTGACCTCCGTGCCCGCATCGTGGGCGGCGAGGAGATCCTGAGGG
This DNA window, taken from Trueperaceae bacterium, encodes the following:
- a CDS encoding serine/threonine-protein kinase translates to MRSGSEAPASVPAGYTTVHKLGSGQTSHVYLAKHRVFGDVALKLPRAELRHEPVLRRMFENEVSITVKLAHPMIVAAYDGYPTGEGAFLALEYCAGGTLDLLLLEKGKLPLEQAYRLVLDVAQGLAHTHERSVLHRDVKPANVFLTGEGRAKLGDFGTGIFMGEESDERVGTAFYMAPEVFEGKAAGVRSDIYSLGVLAYEVVAGTRPFIADSYEALMVAHHTGVPKDLMSYRPDLDPRIKRIVAKAMSRDPEKRYASAREFVQAWAGVVGLEVETRETAQQPVTGRASRQRRDPGVGEGERQEDRGREREERAPRRGGFLGWLRRNRG